One Paraburkholderia sp. IMGN_8 DNA window includes the following coding sequences:
- the sucC gene encoding ADP-forming succinate--CoA ligase subunit beta, whose protein sequence is MKIHEYQGKEILRKFGVAVPRGKPVFSVDDAVKAAEELGGPVWVVKAQIHAGGRGKGGGVKVAKSLEQVREYSNQILGMQLVTHQTGPEGQKVNRLLIEEGADIKKELYVGLVIDRVSQKIVVMASSEGGMDVEEVAEKTPELIHKIAVDPSTGLKDAEADELATKIGVPAASLPQARAILQGLYKAFWETDASLAEINPLILTGDGKVIALDAKFNFDSNALFRHPEIVAYRDLDEEDPAEVEASKFDLAYISLDGNIGCLVNGAGLAMATMDTIKLFGGEPANFLDVGGGATTEKVTEAFKLMLKNPNLTAILVNIFGGIMRCDVIAEGVIAASKAVHLQVPLVVRMKGTNEDLGKKMLAESGLPIISADSMEEAAQQVVAAAQGK, encoded by the coding sequence ATGAAGATTCACGAGTACCAGGGTAAGGAAATCCTGCGGAAATTCGGCGTCGCGGTACCGCGCGGCAAGCCGGTCTTCTCGGTGGATGATGCGGTCAAGGCCGCGGAAGAGCTCGGCGGCCCGGTATGGGTCGTGAAGGCTCAGATCCACGCGGGTGGCCGTGGCAAGGGCGGCGGCGTGAAGGTTGCCAAGTCGCTGGAACAGGTTCGTGAATACTCGAACCAGATCCTCGGCATGCAGCTCGTCACGCACCAGACCGGTCCGGAAGGCCAGAAGGTGAATCGTCTGCTGATCGAAGAAGGCGCTGACATCAAGAAGGAACTGTATGTCGGCCTGGTGATCGATCGTGTTTCGCAGAAGATCGTCGTGATGGCATCGAGCGAAGGCGGCATGGACGTCGAAGAAGTCGCGGAAAAGACGCCTGAGCTGATCCACAAGATCGCTGTCGATCCTTCGACCGGTCTGAAAGACGCCGAAGCGGACGAACTTGCCACGAAGATCGGCGTGCCCGCCGCTTCGCTGCCGCAAGCGCGCGCGATCCTGCAAGGCCTGTACAAGGCATTCTGGGAAACCGACGCATCGCTGGCCGAAATCAACCCGCTGATCCTGACCGGCGACGGCAAGGTCATCGCGTTGGACGCCAAGTTCAACTTCGATTCGAACGCACTGTTCCGTCATCCGGAAATCGTCGCGTATCGCGATCTGGACGAAGAAGATCCGGCTGAAGTCGAAGCATCGAAGTTCGACCTCGCGTACATCTCGCTCGACGGCAACATCGGCTGCCTCGTGAACGGCGCTGGCCTCGCCATGGCGACGATGGACACCATCAAGCTGTTCGGCGGCGAACCGGCGAACTTCCTCGACGTCGGCGGTGGTGCGACGACCGAGAAGGTCACCGAAGCGTTCAAGCTGATGCTGAAGAACCCGAACCTGACGGCGATCCTGGTCAACATCTTCGGCGGCATCATGCGCTGCGACGTGATCGCCGAAGGCGTGATCGCCGCGTCGAAGGCGGTTCATCTGCAGGTGCCGCTCGTCGTGCGCATGAAGGGCACGAACGAAGACCTCGGCAAGAAGATGCTCGCTGAATCCGGCCTGCCGATCATCTCGGCGGACAGCATGGAAGAAGCTGCTCAGCAGGTCGTCGCGGCCGCTCAAGGCAAGTAA
- the sucD gene encoding succinate--CoA ligase subunit alpha, with the protein MSILINKDTKVITQGITGKTGQFHTRACREYANGREAYVAGVNPKKAGEDFEGIPIYASVAEAKAETGATVSVIYVPPAGAAAAIWEAVEADLDLAICITEGIPVRDMIEIKDRMRRENRKTLLLGPNCPGTITPDELKIGIMPGHIHRKGRIGVVSRSGTLTYEAVGQLTAIGLGQSSAVGIGGDPINGLKHIDVMKMFNDDPETDAVIMIGEIGGPDEANAAYWIKENMKKPVVGFIAGVTAPPGKRMGHAGALISGGADTAEAKLEIMDACGITVTKNPSEMARLLKAML; encoded by the coding sequence ATGTCGATTCTGATTAACAAAGACACCAAAGTCATCACGCAGGGCATCACCGGCAAGACCGGTCAGTTCCATACGCGTGCTTGCCGTGAATATGCAAACGGCCGTGAAGCGTATGTCGCGGGCGTGAACCCGAAGAAGGCCGGCGAAGATTTCGAAGGCATTCCTATCTACGCTAGCGTCGCTGAAGCCAAGGCTGAAACGGGCGCAACCGTGTCGGTGATTTACGTGCCGCCGGCAGGCGCTGCGGCTGCGATCTGGGAAGCTGTCGAAGCCGACCTGGATCTGGCGATCTGTATCACGGAAGGCATTCCTGTCCGTGACATGATCGAGATCAAGGACCGTATGCGTCGCGAAAACCGCAAGACGCTGCTGCTCGGACCGAACTGCCCGGGCACGATCACGCCGGACGAACTGAAGATCGGCATCATGCCGGGTCACATCCATCGCAAGGGCCGCATCGGCGTCGTGTCGCGTTCGGGCACGCTGACGTATGAAGCAGTCGGTCAATTGACGGCGATTGGCCTTGGCCAATCGTCGGCGGTCGGTATCGGCGGCGACCCGATCAACGGTCTGAAGCACATCGACGTGATGAAGATGTTCAACGACGATCCGGAAACGGACGCCGTCATCATGATCGGCGAAATCGGCGGTCCGGACGAAGCGAACGCAGCGTACTGGATCAAGGAAAACATGAAGAAGCCGGTGGTTGGCTTTATCGCCGGTGTCACGGCGCCTCCGGGCAAACGCATGGGCCACGCCGGCGCGCTGATCTCGGGCGGTGCGGATACGGCTGAAGCCAAGCTGGAAATCATGGACGCCTGCGGCATCACGGTCACGAAGAACCCGTCGGAAATGGCGCGTCTTCTGAAAGCGATGCTGTAA
- a CDS encoding DUF2889 domain-containing protein, with amino-acid sequence MPLSPPVSRQLRHRRAIRAEAYERADGLWDVEACLTDEKPRDVVLASGVRPKGQPIHELWLRITIDRKLNVVDAQASSDWVPYPGLCQASNPAYRALIGLNLFHNFRRDAARLLAGTAGCTHLTELCALLPTVAIQAFAGDVWNTNEGTPGATAKSGTEQAKSADSTDEHSNNDKPPFQLGRCHALRFDGEAVQQFYPRWYGHAPRSADRAAGSSDGAARQAGNGGASGMNDGSGNEVQSNSQTEGNHA; translated from the coding sequence ATGCCGCTCTCCCCGCCAGTGTCCCGTCAGTTGCGCCACCGTCGCGCAATCAGAGCGGAAGCCTACGAGCGAGCCGATGGCCTGTGGGATGTGGAAGCGTGCTTGACCGACGAAAAGCCGCGCGATGTGGTGCTAGCGTCGGGCGTCCGGCCCAAGGGTCAGCCGATCCATGAACTCTGGCTTCGCATCACCATCGATCGCAAGCTCAATGTCGTCGACGCGCAAGCGTCGTCCGACTGGGTGCCCTATCCAGGTTTGTGCCAAGCCAGCAATCCCGCCTACCGTGCCCTCATCGGGCTCAATCTGTTCCACAACTTCCGTCGCGATGCTGCCCGTTTGCTGGCCGGCACGGCTGGCTGCACGCATCTCACCGAGTTGTGCGCGCTTCTGCCGACCGTCGCGATCCAGGCATTTGCCGGCGACGTGTGGAACACCAATGAAGGCACGCCGGGCGCAACGGCAAAGTCAGGGACCGAGCAGGCCAAAAGCGCAGACAGCACTGACGAGCATTCCAACAACGACAAACCGCCATTCCAGCTGGGACGCTGCCACGCGCTGCGTTTCGACGGCGAGGCGGTGCAACAGTTTTATCCGCGCTGGTATGGCCACGCACCGCGTTCAGCGGATCGCGCGGCCGGGTCAAGCGACGGGGCGGCTCGCCAAGCAGGCAACGGCGGCGCGTCCGGCATGAACGACGGCAGCGGAAACGAAGTTCAATCCAACTCTCAGACTGAAGGGAATCACGCATGA
- a CDS encoding TerC family protein: MLEFFATLHWGAVIQIIVIDILLGGDNAVVIALACRNLPHAQRTKGVLWGTAGAILLRVALIAFAVALLDVPLLKFAGGLLLLWIGVRLMAPAHDIHENIKPADKLISAIKTIILADAVMSLDNVIAIAGAAEAADPGHRLALVIFGLVVSIPLIVWGSQLVLKLLDRFPIIITLGAALLGWIAGGLIINDPAGDRWPILDTPVAEYGMSIACAVFVVLLGYLLKRRNARRAAA, encoded by the coding sequence ATGCTCGAGTTTTTCGCCACGCTCCACTGGGGCGCTGTCATCCAGATCATCGTCATCGACATCCTGCTCGGCGGCGACAATGCCGTCGTGATCGCGCTTGCCTGCCGCAATCTGCCGCACGCACAGCGTACGAAGGGCGTGCTGTGGGGCACGGCCGGCGCCATCCTGCTTCGGGTCGCGCTGATCGCGTTCGCGGTCGCGCTGCTCGACGTGCCGCTGCTGAAATTCGCCGGTGGTCTGCTGCTGCTGTGGATCGGCGTGCGCCTGATGGCGCCCGCGCACGATATCCACGAGAACATCAAGCCGGCCGACAAGCTGATATCGGCGATCAAGACGATCATCCTCGCGGACGCGGTGATGAGCCTCGACAACGTGATCGCGATTGCCGGCGCCGCCGAGGCGGCCGATCCGGGACATCGTCTCGCATTGGTGATTTTCGGGCTGGTGGTGAGCATTCCGCTGATCGTGTGGGGCAGCCAGTTGGTGCTTAAGCTGCTCGACCGTTTTCCGATCATCATCACGCTCGGTGCCGCGCTGCTCGGCTGGATTGCGGGCGGTCTGATCATCAACGACCCGGCTGGCGACCGTTGGCCGATCCTCGATACGCCGGTTGCCGAGTACGGCATGAGCATCGCGTGCGCGGTGTTCGTCGTGCTGCTCGGCTACCTGCTCAAGCGCCGCAACGCCAGGCGCGCGGCGGCCTAG
- a CDS encoding pilin yields MIVTLPYASYSQSTLSPRLPSRRALWPARLAHACRSVGFGFTLIELMIVLAIVGVIAAYAIPAYQDYLARSRVGEGLSLAASARLAVSENAASGNAFGGGYASPPATRNVESIHVDDDTGQVTVAFTTRVAPAGSNTLTLVPSVPDNIDAPTARIALSKGSVQPGALTWECFTGGKTASSLPAPGAGPAPADAPTLPSNLAPPECRA; encoded by the coding sequence ATGATCGTTACTTTGCCGTATGCCTCTTATTCACAGTCCACGCTTTCGCCACGCTTACCCTCTCGGCGAGCGCTGTGGCCCGCGCGGCTCGCACACGCCTGCCGCAGTGTCGGCTTCGGCTTTACGCTGATCGAGCTGATGATCGTGCTGGCGATTGTCGGTGTGATTGCCGCTTACGCGATTCCGGCGTATCAGGACTATCTGGCTCGCAGCCGTGTCGGCGAAGGCTTGTCGCTGGCCGCGTCCGCGCGCCTTGCGGTGTCCGAGAACGCCGCCAGCGGCAATGCGTTCGGCGGCGGTTATGCGTCGCCGCCGGCCACCCGCAACGTCGAGTCGATTCACGTCGACGACGACACCGGCCAGGTCACCGTCGCTTTCACGACTCGCGTGGCGCCCGCCGGTTCGAACACGCTCACGCTGGTGCCTTCGGTGCCCGACAACATCGACGCGCCCACCGCGCGGATCGCGTTGAGCAAGGGTTCCGTGCAGCCTGGTGCGCTCACGTGGGAATGCTTCACCGGCGGCAAGACGGCGTCTTCGTTGCCGGCGCCGGGTGCAGGTCCCGCGCCGGCCGATGCGCCGACATTGCCGTCAAATCTTGCACCAC